TTCCGACATTCTCCCGCCCGGGCGGGCGCACCATCCTCCGATCATGACCGAGGCACTGCTGGAGCATATCACGCAGTCCGCTGACATCGTCCGCCGCGGTGCGCTCGGTGCCATGCTGCAGTCGGCCGGCTGCGTTTCTGCCGATCTGCTCGCCAGCGCCCTGGCCGAGCAGCGGGTCACGGGAGAGCGGATCGGCACGGTTCTCGTCCGTGCCGGCGTGGACCCCGAGGACGTCGCCCGCATGCTCGCACTGCAGGTTCGGATGCGGTACCTGTCGCCGCCGGTGCGTGCGGACCCTCCTGCTGCCGGCCTGGTCACGGCCTCTCTCGCCAGGAGGTTGCAGGCGCTGCCCATCCGCTGCGACGAGCGCACCGTGACCGTGGCGATCAGCGATCCCCTTGACGTCGCTGCGCTCGACGACCTCCGCTTTCGCCTCGGCCGCCGCATCGAGCCGGTCGTCGTGTCAGCGGCCACGCTGGAGCACGCGATCCAGCACGCCTACGACGACGGAGCCGTCCGCGACCTCGCCCGCCGCTTCAATGGCGGCGCGAGGGTGCGGGGCGTGGCGCAGGCGCCCAGCGCGGAGGAGCTGACTGCGCTGCGCCGGGCCTCCGAGGCCGCGCCTGTAGTCGAGCTGGTCAACCTGCTGGTCGAGCGGGCGATCGCGCGGCGCGCGAGTGATGTGCACGTCGAGCCGGTCGACGATGGGCTGCACGTCCGTGCCCGCATCGATGGCGTGCTGACCCCCCTCTTCGAGATCCCGAGCGAAGCGGCGGGCGCGGTGATCAGCAGGATCAAGATCATGGCGGGGCTCGACATCGCCGTTCGGCTGCGTCCGCAGGACGGGCGCGCCAGTGCGGCGGGAACGAACGGGACCGTCGCACTGCGGGTGTCCACACTGCCCGCGCTGGGCGGGGAAAAGGTGGTGATCCGCCTGCTGCGCGGAGGCGCCGCTGCGCCGAGCCTGGATGACCTGGGCATGGATGCGGACACGCGTGTGCGCGTGGATCGCATGCTGGCGCAACCGCACGGCGTGCTGCTCGTGACGGGCCCGACCGGCAGCGGCAAGACGACGACGCTCTACGGCATGCTCGCGTCGCTCGATCGCCGGCGTCGCAACATCATCACTCTCGAGGACCCGGTGGAGTACCGGCTGCCCGGCATCACGCAGGTCCAGGTGCACACGCGCGCGGGGCTCGGTTTCGCCGATGCACTGCGCGCGGTGCTCCGGCAGGACCCTGACATCATCATGGTGGGGGAGCTGCGGGACCGTGAAAGCGCGGGCATCGCGCTTTCCGCGGCGCTTACCGGCCACCTCGTGCTCGCGACGCTGCACACCAACGACGCACCGACTGCTGCGACTCGCCTGTGCGAGCTGGGCATGCCGCCGTACCTCGTTGCGGGCACACTGCTCGGTGTCGTGGCGCAGCGCCTCGCGCGTCGCGTGTGCAGACAGTGCGCCGGCAGCGGTTGCCAGAACTGCGACGCGGGGCTGCACGGCCGCACCGGTGTCTACGAGGTGCTGGTCACCGATGATGCAATCCGCGCCCGCATCCTGCGGCGCGCACCGGCGCACGTGATCCGCGCCGCCGCGCGGGCGGGCGGGATGAGAACGCTGGGTGAGGACGCACGCCGACTCGTGGACGCAGGCATCACGCGTGAAGACGAAGTCGCGGGCCTGCTCACGCTGCCATGATCGACCGACACTGCGTGGGATGATCCGGACGCGGCAGCTCCCACCGCGTGCG
This genomic stretch from Longimicrobiales bacterium harbors:
- a CDS encoding ATPase, T2SS/T4P/T4SS family — protein: MTEALLEHITQSADIVRRGALGAMLQSAGCVSADLLASALAEQRVTGERIGTVLVRAGVDPEDVARMLALQVRMRYLSPPVRADPPAAGLVTASLARRLQALPIRCDERTVTVAISDPLDVAALDDLRFRLGRRIEPVVVSAATLEHAIQHAYDDGAVRDLARRFNGGARVRGVAQAPSAEELTALRRASEAAPVVELVNLLVERAIARRASDVHVEPVDDGLHVRARIDGVLTPLFEIPSEAAGAVISRIKIMAGLDIAVRLRPQDGRASAAGTNGTVALRVSTLPALGGEKVVIRLLRGGAAAPSLDDLGMDADTRVRVDRMLAQPHGVLLVTGPTGSGKTTTLYGMLASLDRRRRNIITLEDPVEYRLPGITQVQVHTRAGLGFADALRAVLRQDPDIIMVGELRDRESAGIALSAALTGHLVLATLHTNDAPTAATRLCELGMPPYLVAGTLLGVVAQRLARRVCRQCAGSGCQNCDAGLHGRTGVYEVLVTDDAIRARILRRAPAHVIRAAARAGGMRTLGEDARRLVDAGITREDEVAGLLTLP